A single Vigna radiata var. radiata cultivar VC1973A chromosome 8, Vradiata_ver6, whole genome shotgun sequence DNA region contains:
- the LOC106770885 gene encoding lipoyl synthase, chloroplastic, whose protein sequence is MIRQSLYNTPSVSFSTPSPTAHKRHRLAPPSWGTIRCDASSVSVEKKVVGPGGLGPHTGRDPNVKKPEWLRQKAPQGERFLEIKESLSQLKLNTVCEEAQCPNIGECWNGGGDGIATATIMLLGDTCTRGCRFCAVKTSRNPSPPDPMEPENTAKAIASWGVDYIVLTSVDRDDIPDGGSGHFAQTVKALKNLKPEIMVECLTSDFRGDLKAVETLVHSGLDVFAHNIETVKRLQRIVRDPRAGYEQSLSVLKHAKHSKEGMITKTSIMLGLGETDDEVKEAMAALRAIDVDIMTFGQYLQPTPLHLTVKEYVTPEKFAFWKEYGESIGFRYVASGPLVRSSYRAGELFVKTMVREKTKNAGDS, encoded by the exons ATGATTCGCCAATCTCTCTACAACACTCCTTCCGTCTCCTTCTCAACCCCGTCTCCCACTGCTCATAAACGCCACCGTTTAGCTCCTCCAAGTTGGGGAACAATTCGATGCGACGCTTCGTCGGTGTCGGTAGAGAAGAAGGTTGTTGGGCCTGGTGGGCTGGGCCCGCACACGGGGCGAGACCCAAACGTGAAGAAGCCCGAGTGGTTGCGGCAGAAAGCTCCGCAGGGTGAAAGGTTCCTAGAGATTAAGGAATCCCTTTCCCAGTTGAAGCTCAACACTGTCTGTGAAGAGGCACAGTGCCCCAACATAGGAGAG TGCTGGAATGGAGGTGGAGATGGGATTGCAACTGCGACAATCATGCTTCTCGGGGATACTTGCACACGTGGCTGTAGGTTTTGTGCTGTGAAGACCAGTAGAAATCCTTCACCTCCTGATCCTATGGAACCGGAAAACACTGCCAAGGCCATAGCAAGTTGGGG TGTGGATTATATTGTCCTAACAAGTGTGGATCGTGATGATATACCCGATGGAGGAAGTGGCCATTTTGCTCAGACTGTCAAAGCCTTGAAG AATCTCAAACCTGAGATCATGGTCGAGTGTTTAACCTCTGATTTTCGGGGTGACTTGAAGGCTGTAGAAACTCTGGTTCATTCAGGTTTAGATGTCTTTGCTCACAACATTGAGACAGTCAAACGCCTCCAAAGAATTGTTAGAGATCCTAGGGCAGG GTATGAGCAAAGCCTGTCAGTTCTAAAGCATGCAAAACATAGCAAGGAGGGTATGATAACAAAAACGTCTATAATGCTCGGCCTTGGAGAAACCGATGATGAGGTGAAGGAAGCAATGGCTGCTTTAAGGGCTATTGATGTCGATATTATGACATTTGGTCAATATTTACAG CCAACTCCCTTGCATTTGACTGTCAAAGAGTACGTTACCCCTGAGAAGTTTGCCTTCTGGAAAGAATATGGGGAATCTATTGGTTTTCGTTATGTAGCAAGTGGTCCATTG GTGCGATCTTCGTACAGGGCTGGGGAGCTGTTTGTCAAGACAATGGTACGAGAAAAGACCAAGAATGCCGGTGACTCATAG
- the LOC106771113 gene encoding protein trichome birefringence-like 36, translated as MAKLKLLLLSFLFYTIFPCFFHCTLSLINPQDMESEDINMVQTQRDSSKKCDFSEGKWVFDQSYPLYDSNCPYLTTAVTCQKNGRPDSDYEKWKWKPNGCYIPRFDALGFLGKMRRKRIMLVGDSIMRNQWESLVCLVQGVIPTDRKRVTYNGPLMAFHAMDFETSIEFFWAPLLVELKKESNKKRILHLDLIEDNARYWRGVDILVFDSAHWWTHSGQTSSWDYYMEGNSIITNMNPMVAYQKGLRTWARWVDLNLNPRKTRVIFRSMSPRHNRQNGWKCYKQRQPLQFFSHLHVPEPLVVLQGVIKRMRFPVYLQDITTMTALRRDGHPSVYSKAMNEERQKAGTGLSSDCSHWCLPGVPDIWNEMLSVLL; from the exons ATGGCAAAACTGAAGCTTCTCCTGCTCTCCTTTCTCTTCTATACCATCTTCCCATGTTTCTTCCACTGCACATTATCACTGATCAATCCCCAGGACATGGAAAGTGAAGACATTAACATGGTGCAAACCCAGAGAGATTCTTCCAAAAAATGTGACTTCTCTGAAGGAAAATGGGTTTTTGATCAATCATACCCCCTCTATGATTCCAACTGTCCCTACCTCACCACTGCAGTTACTTGTCAAAAGAATGGAAGGCCAGATTCTGACTATGAGAAATGGAAGTGGAAGCCAAATGGTTGTTATATCCCAAG GTTTGATGCACTGGGTTTTCTGGgtaaaatgagaagaaagagaataatGCTGGTCGGTGATTCCATAATGAGAAACCAGTGGGAGTCTCTTGTTTGCTTGGTTCAAGGAGTTATTCCAACGGATCGGAAAAGGGTGACCTATAATGGTCCTTTAATGGCTTTCCATGCTATG GATTTTGAGACATCAATTGAGTTCTTCTGGGCACCATTGTTGGTAGAACTTAAGAAAGAGTCTAACAAGAAGAGAATTCTACATTTGGATTTGATTGAAGATAATGCAAGGTATTGGAGAGGAGTTGATATTCTTGTATTTGATTCAGCTCACTGGTGGACTCACTCCGGTCAAACAAGCTC GTGGGACTATTACATGGAGGGAAACAGTATCATCACAAACATGAATCCTATGGTTGCCTATCAGAAAGGACTCAGAACATGGGCAAGATGGGTGGATCTTAATTTGAATCCTAGAAAAACCAGAGTCATTTTTCGAAGCATGTCACCTAGGCACAACAG GCAAAATGGCTGGAAATGCTATAAGCAGAGACAGCCTTTACAATTTTTCAGCCACTTGCATGTTCCTGAACCTCTAGTAGTGCTGCAAGGAGTAATTAAGAGAATGAGATTCCCAGTGTACCTGCAAGATATTACAACGATGACTGCTCTCAGAAGAGATGGCCATCCTTCAGTGTATAGCAAGGCAATGAATGAAGAGAGGCAGAAAGCAGGCACAGGTCTTTCCTCTGATTGCAGCCATTGGTGCCTCCCTGGGGTGCCAGACATTTGGAATGAGATGCTCAGTGTGTTGCTCTAA
- the LOC106771285 gene encoding pentatricopeptide repeat-containing protein At2g35130 isoform X2 — MLNSICTLSHTLIEPRACMNDSEWKGNDSSSVALEKFKRDSVYIDRNGKLRNFNHKKVSRKKCGSLRGRGWKYGSGFVDGIFPVLSPTAQEILDFLEKGVESEGIWSSLDKFPATLDLWDDIFTVAVQLRMRKKWDSIIWICRWILLRSSYKPDVICYNLLIDAFGQKLLYKEAESTYLQLLETRCIPTEDTYALLIKAYCLSGLLEKAEAVFAETRNYGLPSSAVVYNAYINGLMKGGNSHKVEEIFQRMKRDACKPTTETYTMLINLYGKAGKSFMALKMFHEMTNQKCKPNICTYTALVNAFAREGLCEKAEEVFEQMQEAGLEPDVYTYNALMEAYSRAGYPYGAAEIFSLMQHMGCEPDRASYNILVDAYGRAGFQDDAEAVFEDMKRVGITPTMKSHMVLLSAYSKMGSVNKCEEILNQMSKSGLKLDTYVLNSMLNLYGRLGQFAKMEEVLTVMEKGSYVADISTYNILINRYGQAGFIERMEEFFQLLPGKGLKPDVVTWTSRIGAYSKKKLYLRCLEIFEEMIDSGCYPDGGTAKVLLAACSNQDQTEQVTTVIRTMHKDMNTELPV, encoded by the exons AT GTTAAATTCTATATGCACTCTAAGCCACACCCTTATAGAACCGCGAGCTTGCATGAATGATTCTGAATGGAAAGGTAATGATTCTAGTAGTGTGGCTCTGGAGAAGTTCAAAAGAGACAGCGTTTACATTGACAGAAATGGGAAACTAAGGAACTTCAATCATAAGAAAGTGTCCAGGAAAAAAT GTGGTTCTTTGAGAGGACGTGGATGGAAATACGGTTCTGGGTTTGTTGATGGGATTTTCCCTGTGTTGAGTCCAACTGCACAGGAGATTCTGGATTTCCTTGAAAAGGGTGTGGAGAGTGAGGGCATTTGGAGCTCGCTGGACAAGTTTCCAGCCACTCTTGACTTATGGGATGATATTTTCACAGTGGCTGTTCAACTTCGGATGAGGAAAAAATGGGATTCAATCATTTGG ATATGTAGATGGATACTGCTAAGGAGCTCCTATAAGCCAGATGTAATCTGCTATAACTTACTCATAGATGCTTTTGGGCAAAAGCTTTTATACAAGGAGGCTGAATCCACATATCTGCAGCTTCTTGAGACTCGATGCATTCCCACTGAAGATACCTATGCCCTTCTTATAAAGGCTTATTGCTTGTCTGGGTTGCTAGAAAAGGCAGAAGCAGTCTTTGCAGAAACGAGAAATTATGGTCTTCCTTCAA GTGCAGTTGTATACAATGCTTATATAAATGGGTTAATGAAAGGAGGAAATTCTCACAAAGTAGAAGAGATTTTCCAGAGAATGAAGAGGGATGCGTGCAAGCCAACCACTGAAACTTATACCATGTTGATAAATCTATATGGAAAG GCTGGTAAATCCTTTATGGCCTTAAAAATGTTCCATGAAATGACGAACCAAAAGTGCAAACCTAACATTTGCACATACACTGCTCTGGTGAATGCATTTGCGAGAGAAGGACTGTGCGAGAAAGCAGAAGAAGTGTTTGAGCAAATGCAAGAAGCAGGGCTTGAACCTGATGTATATACTTATAATGCCCTCATGGAAGCTTACAG TCGTGCAGGTTATCCTTATGGAGCTGCAGAAATTTTTTCACTGATGCAGCACATGGGATGTGAACCAGATAGAGCCTCGTATAATATATTGGTAGATGCATATGGTAGAGCGGGTTTTCAAGATG ATGCTGAAGCTGTTTTTGAAGATATGAAAAGAGTGGGAATAACACCAACAATGAAATCTCATATGGTTCTTCTTTCTGCCTACTCTAAAATGGGCAGTGTGAACAAGTGTGAGGAGATTCTCAACCAAATGTCTAAATCTGGTCTGAAACTAGACACCTATGTTCTGAACAGCATGCTAAACCTGTACGGACGTTTAGGCCAATTTGCAAAAATGGAAGAAGTTCTGACAGTAATGGAAAAAGGATCATATGTAGCTGATATCAGTACCTACAATATCTTGATAAATAGGTATGGACAAGCAGGGTTTATTgagagaatggaagagttttttcAGTTGCTACCTGGCAAAGGTTTAAAACCTGATGTGGTAACTTGGACTTCACGTATTGGAGCCTACTCCAAGAAAAAGCTTTACTTGAGATGCTTAGAAATATTTGAAGAAATGATTGATTCTGGTTGTTACCCAGATGGAGGAACGGCTAAGGTTCTTCTTGCAGCATGTTCCAACCAAGATCAGACAGAGCAGGTTACTACTGTGATTAGAACAATGCACAAAGATATGAACACTGAATTGCCAGTTTAA
- the LOC106772823 gene encoding diphosphomevalonate decarboxylase MVD2, peroxisomal produces MASESQNWVVMVTAQTPTNIAVIKYWGKRDETLILPVNDSISVTLDPAHLCTTTTVAVSPTFHQDRMWLNGKEISLSGGRFQNCLREIRTRACDVEDEKRGIKIKKEDWSKLHVHIASYNNFPTAAGLASSAAGFACLAYALGKLMNVKEDESQLSAIARQGSGSACRSLFGGFVKWVMGKEDNGSDSLAVQLADEKHWDDLVIVIAVVSSRQKETSSTSGMRESVETSLLLQHRAKEIVPKRILQMEEAIKNRDFASFSRLACADSNQFHAVCLDTSPPIFYMNDTSHRIISIAEKWNRSEEAPQVAYTFDAGPNAVLIARDRKAATLLVQRLLYYFPPNSDDLDSYIIGDKSIAKDAGINGIKDVEALPPPPEIKDNIPSQKYKGDISYFICTRPGRGPVLLSDSSQALLNDETGLPK; encoded by the exons ATGGCGAGTGAGTCGCAAAATTGGGTGGTGATGGTGACGGCGCAGACGCCAACTAACATTGCTGTTATCAAGTATTGGGGGAAAAGAGACGAAACCCTGATCTTACCGGTTAATGACAGTATCAGTGTCACTCTCGATCCCGCTCACCTCTGCACTACCACCACTGTTGCTGTTAGTCCCACTTTCCACCAGGATCGCATGTGGCTCAATGGCAag GAGATTTCTCTTTCTGGGGGCAGGTTCCAGAATTGTTTAAGGGAGATTCGCACTCGGGCTTGTGATGTAGAGGATGAGAAAAGAGgtattaagataaaaaaggaGGATTGGAGCAAATTGCACGTCCACATTGCTTCATACAACAATTTCCCTACTGCGGCAGGGCTGGCTTCATCAGCTGCGGGTTTTGCCTGCCTTG CTTATGCCCTCGGGAAGCTAATGAATGTCAAAGAGGATGAAAGCCAGCTATCTGCTATTGCAAG GCAAGGATCAGGTAGTGCTTGTCGCAGCTTATTTGGGGGATTTGTGAAGTGGGTAATGGGAAAA GAGGATAATGGAAGTGATAGTCTCGCAGTTCAACTTGCTGATGAAAAGCACTGGGATGATCTTGTTATTGTAATTGCTGTG GTTAGTTCTCGGCAGAAGGAAACAAGTAGCACCTCTGGAATGCGTGAGAGTGTTGAAACAAGTTTACTTTTACAACACAGAGCAAAG GAAATTGTGCCAAAGAGGATACTGCAAATGGAAGAAGCCATTAAAAATCGTGATTTTGCATCTTTCTCACGATTGGCCTGTGCTGATAGCAACCAGTTTCATGCAGTCTGCCTGGATACATCCCCCCCTATATTTTACATGAATGATACGTCCCACAG AATAATCAGCATCGCTGAAAAGTGGAACCGTTCAGAAGAAGCTCCCCAG GTAGCTTATACATTTGATGCGGGGCCAAATGCTGTTCTGATTGCACGTGACAGGAAAGCTGCTACCCTTTTGGTTCAGAGGCTGCTTTATTACTTCCCTCCGAATTCAGATGACCTCGACAG TTACATTATTGGAGACAAGTCAATTGCAAAAGATGCTGGAATAAACGGAATAAAGGATGTGGAAGCTTTGCCACCTCCTCCAGAAATTAAAGATAACATTCCATCACAAAAATACAAGGGGGATATCAGTTACTTCATATGTACCAGACCTGGAAGGGGACCTGTTTTGCTTTCTGATAGCAGTCAAGCACTTCTTAACGATGAAACTGGACTTCCCAAGTAA
- the LOC106771285 gene encoding pentatricopeptide repeat-containing protein At2g35130 isoform X1, whose translation MHRLNSICTLSHTLIEPRACMNDSEWKGNDSSSVALEKFKRDSVYIDRNGKLRNFNHKKVSRKKCGSLRGRGWKYGSGFVDGIFPVLSPTAQEILDFLEKGVESEGIWSSLDKFPATLDLWDDIFTVAVQLRMRKKWDSIIWICRWILLRSSYKPDVICYNLLIDAFGQKLLYKEAESTYLQLLETRCIPTEDTYALLIKAYCLSGLLEKAEAVFAETRNYGLPSSAVVYNAYINGLMKGGNSHKVEEIFQRMKRDACKPTTETYTMLINLYGKAGKSFMALKMFHEMTNQKCKPNICTYTALVNAFAREGLCEKAEEVFEQMQEAGLEPDVYTYNALMEAYSRAGYPYGAAEIFSLMQHMGCEPDRASYNILVDAYGRAGFQDDAEAVFEDMKRVGITPTMKSHMVLLSAYSKMGSVNKCEEILNQMSKSGLKLDTYVLNSMLNLYGRLGQFAKMEEVLTVMEKGSYVADISTYNILINRYGQAGFIERMEEFFQLLPGKGLKPDVVTWTSRIGAYSKKKLYLRCLEIFEEMIDSGCYPDGGTAKVLLAACSNQDQTEQVTTVIRTMHKDMNTELPV comes from the exons ATGCACAGGTTAAATTCTATATGCACTCTAAGCCACACCCTTATAGAACCGCGAGCTTGCATGAATGATTCTGAATGGAAAGGTAATGATTCTAGTAGTGTGGCTCTGGAGAAGTTCAAAAGAGACAGCGTTTACATTGACAGAAATGGGAAACTAAGGAACTTCAATCATAAGAAAGTGTCCAGGAAAAAAT GTGGTTCTTTGAGAGGACGTGGATGGAAATACGGTTCTGGGTTTGTTGATGGGATTTTCCCTGTGTTGAGTCCAACTGCACAGGAGATTCTGGATTTCCTTGAAAAGGGTGTGGAGAGTGAGGGCATTTGGAGCTCGCTGGACAAGTTTCCAGCCACTCTTGACTTATGGGATGATATTTTCACAGTGGCTGTTCAACTTCGGATGAGGAAAAAATGGGATTCAATCATTTGG ATATGTAGATGGATACTGCTAAGGAGCTCCTATAAGCCAGATGTAATCTGCTATAACTTACTCATAGATGCTTTTGGGCAAAAGCTTTTATACAAGGAGGCTGAATCCACATATCTGCAGCTTCTTGAGACTCGATGCATTCCCACTGAAGATACCTATGCCCTTCTTATAAAGGCTTATTGCTTGTCTGGGTTGCTAGAAAAGGCAGAAGCAGTCTTTGCAGAAACGAGAAATTATGGTCTTCCTTCAA GTGCAGTTGTATACAATGCTTATATAAATGGGTTAATGAAAGGAGGAAATTCTCACAAAGTAGAAGAGATTTTCCAGAGAATGAAGAGGGATGCGTGCAAGCCAACCACTGAAACTTATACCATGTTGATAAATCTATATGGAAAG GCTGGTAAATCCTTTATGGCCTTAAAAATGTTCCATGAAATGACGAACCAAAAGTGCAAACCTAACATTTGCACATACACTGCTCTGGTGAATGCATTTGCGAGAGAAGGACTGTGCGAGAAAGCAGAAGAAGTGTTTGAGCAAATGCAAGAAGCAGGGCTTGAACCTGATGTATATACTTATAATGCCCTCATGGAAGCTTACAG TCGTGCAGGTTATCCTTATGGAGCTGCAGAAATTTTTTCACTGATGCAGCACATGGGATGTGAACCAGATAGAGCCTCGTATAATATATTGGTAGATGCATATGGTAGAGCGGGTTTTCAAGATG ATGCTGAAGCTGTTTTTGAAGATATGAAAAGAGTGGGAATAACACCAACAATGAAATCTCATATGGTTCTTCTTTCTGCCTACTCTAAAATGGGCAGTGTGAACAAGTGTGAGGAGATTCTCAACCAAATGTCTAAATCTGGTCTGAAACTAGACACCTATGTTCTGAACAGCATGCTAAACCTGTACGGACGTTTAGGCCAATTTGCAAAAATGGAAGAAGTTCTGACAGTAATGGAAAAAGGATCATATGTAGCTGATATCAGTACCTACAATATCTTGATAAATAGGTATGGACAAGCAGGGTTTATTgagagaatggaagagttttttcAGTTGCTACCTGGCAAAGGTTTAAAACCTGATGTGGTAACTTGGACTTCACGTATTGGAGCCTACTCCAAGAAAAAGCTTTACTTGAGATGCTTAGAAATATTTGAAGAAATGATTGATTCTGGTTGTTACCCAGATGGAGGAACGGCTAAGGTTCTTCTTGCAGCATGTTCCAACCAAGATCAGACAGAGCAGGTTACTACTGTGATTAGAACAATGCACAAAGATATGAACACTGAATTGCCAGTTTAA
- the LOC106770758 gene encoding proteasome subunit alpha type-5 gives MFLTRTEYDRGVNTFSPEGRLFQVEYAIEAIKLGSTAIGLKTKEGVVLAVEKRITSPLLEPSSVEKIMEIDEHIGCAMSGLIADARTLVEHARVETQNHRFSYGEPMTVESTTQALCDLALRFGEGDEESMSRPFGVSLLIAGHDENGPSLYYTDPSGTFWQCNGKAIGSGSEGADSSLQEQFNKDLTLQEAETIALSILKQVMEEKVTPNNVDIAKVAPTYHLYTPSEVEAVISRL, from the exons ATGTTTCTCACAAG AACTGAGTATGACCGAGGAGTCAACACCTTCTCTCCTGAAGGCCGTTTGTTTCAGGTTGAATATGCAATTGAAGCCATCAAG CTGGGATCAACTGCAATTGGGTTGAAGACTAAAGAGGGTGTTGTCCTTGCTGTTGAAAAGCGCATAACTTCACCGCTGCTG GAGCCAAGTAGTGTTGAGAAAATTATGGAAATTGATGAGCACATAGGTTGTGCAATGAGTGGATTGATTGCTGATGCTCGAACACTTGTTGAGCATGCACGGGTGGAAACTCAG AATCATAGGTTCTCCTATGGTGAGCCAATGACTGTTGAGTCTACAACCCAAGCTCTTTGTGATCTTGCCTTGCGTTTTGGTGAAGGTGATGAAGAATCCATG TCTCGACCATTTGGAGTATCTCTTCTCATTGCTGGCCATGATGAAAATGGTCCTAGCTT ATATTACACCGATCCATCTGGCACATTTTGGCAATGCAACGGAAAAGCAATTGGTTCAGGGTCGGAAGGTGCAGACAGTTCACTGCAAGAACAATTCAACAAg GACCTAACTCTTCAGGAAGCCGAGACTATTGCTTTATCCATTTTGAAGCAAGTTATGGAAGAGAAG GTCACTCCCAACAATGTTGACATTGCCAAGGTGGCTCCAACATATCATCTTTACACCCCCTCCGAGGTGGAAGCTGTGATAAGTCGtctatga